The region tgctccctgcagttCCCCGGCACAGCTCCCACTGCCCTGAGTGGCTGGATGGTGTGGAGGGGGTCCCTCCGCCCTGGGTGCTGTGGGAGGATTCATTCCCATATGGCTTTTGGGAGGGCAGAGGCACAGGGGCTTTGCCACTAGCAGGGTGGGTGTGCTCCTTGCCCTCTATTCTGATGATTCCCTCACCAAGGAGTCAATCTCCAGAGCAGGGTGGCCTCCCCTTAGGAGAACTGTGTCCACCCTTTGTGCTGCCACAGCACCTTCCcacttcccacaccttcccagaGGAACTTGCCCCCACTGTCAGTGGGCAGGGTGCTGTGACTGATCCCGTTGTTCCCACGCTGTTTTCCAGGACTTTGGCAGCCTGTCCAACCTGCAGGTGACACAGCCCACAGTGGGAATGAACTTCAAGACGCCCCGAGGAGCGCTCTGAGTCTGTCCCTGTGTTTCGCTTTTCCAATAAACGTGAGGAAaccatctcagcctgcctggtCTTTGGACACCCAAGGGGTGAGGGAGGGTGGGTTCTTGGGGCTCATTGGAGCACGCAGAAGACTCAACACCTTCATGTGTACCAGCATCTCTTTGGGTTCTTTCCTGGCagtttggggtgtgggggcCAAAGCTGTTACTTTAGAGGCTCTCCTGCCTTTGAGGCAGTGGGAGAGGACAACCATGGTGGCTCCTTGGAGCTTGTGGGAGCCTGTCTCAGGTTTGCCTGTGCTTCCTCCAAGTGGACAGCATGGGGGTCAGGCTGTGCCACAATAAAAGTTGCTTTTTATAACCCTCTTGATCACTTTCAAGTGCttaaatgaaagggaaaagtcTTAAAATTCCTTGATTAAATGAAAGGTCTATGTGTGTCCCTCCAAGGAAAACTTGCTTAAACTATATAAACACAGCTTAAACTGCCCCCCTCGgactaaaaagaaaatactgggttttggggagaaatGTCCGTATTTCTGTTTGTTGTGACATTTGGTTTAAGTAGCTACTTAAAGAAGCAAATACTGCAATAACTAGCCAGTAATGAAATAACACACTGAAGACTGAGCTGCAGTTGGATAACGTATAAATCATCTGGCAGCTCTTACACTGAAGTTGTTGCTGCTCCAGCCACCTGTTCCTTACAATTTCCTCTTCATTTTGGTCTTCTCGCAGTAAAGGCTACATTTGCTTTGAACCCAGTACACTGCATAGCCCGAGGTGCCGGGGATGAAGTCGTGGAGTTCCCCCTCATATTTCTTCATGTCCCGTGCAGAGGGATAGCCTGCGGAGGTAGAATGGGCTCACTGAGTCCCTGCTCCACCTGCCCCATCCGCAGCCCTTTCCAGGTGTATTTACCTGTCACCATGTTATTTATTGGGTATTCCTGGAGGGCACGGTATGGAAATTCTCCCTGGGCAAGTGCTTCAGAGCCTGTTTCTTCACTGCTGTATCGGGGAAAAAAATCCGTGTTAGTTCCTGTGTGTTAGGATTGCTTGGAATTGGGGGTGCATCCAGATCCCACCACCCAAGGTAGGAAAATACCTCTCGTCCAGGTCTAGCACCACTTCCTCCTCTGGTTCTTCCTCGCAGGCATTTCTTGCCGCTTCTGGTTCCTCTGTTGGATTTTCATTTGGCTGTGACTGTCAGCACAAGGATGTTACAGTTGTGCCCTGAGTCACTGCAGAGCACCTGGGACACGCTCCGAGTGCACGGAATTTTTAGGGCTCGTGATTGTCAAGTGTAATTCAGAGTTAAATTTTTAATCTAAGGCCATTCCTGCTTCAAAAGTGCTGGGAAGTTGCTTTGAGAATGGGCAGTGACatggggaaggaaaacacagccaaGGGCTGAGCTCAGCCTCTGGCAATTGGAGTCCCTGAACAGCACACTGCTGGGAGACTGGATATGTCTGGGCAAGGGAGACAATCCTTCCAGTGCTGTCCCCTTTGGGATGTCATGCTGGGAGGGACACCCAGCACAGCAATCCCAAGGAAttggaatcatttaggttggaaaagaccatcGAGTCCACCCAGTGACCAATCACCgccttgtcaaccagaccagagTACTGAGTGCCGTGTCCCATCATTCCTttaacactttcagggatggggactccgttcctgggcagcccattccagtgcctaatcaccccttctgtgaagaaattccgtCCTGCAACCTAAACCTCTTCTGGTGCAgtgtcctctcatcctgtcccttaTTTCCTGGAAGCAGTGCCTGGCCCCCACTTAGCTCCatcctcctgtcagggagttgtgcagagccagaaggtccCCTCTaagcctccttttttccagtctgagccttcccagctccctcagctgctcctggtgctccaccccttccccagctctgttcccttctctggacctgctccagcaccaaaatgtccttcctgaattgAATCGAGGGGTCCAGAACTGGACCAAGCACTTGAACTGGGGCCTCAGCAGCGCCCAGTACAGGGGAAAAATCACTTCCTGGTTCTGCTGGACACGCTACTCCTGACAGGCCAGGTGCCATCGGcattcttggccacctgggctcGTGTTTAGCTGCTGTTGATCAGCACTCCCAGGGCCTTTCTTGCTGTgccactttccagccactcagctctgcaggggttATTGTGgccaagtgcaggacccagtGCTTGGCCTTGTTGACCCTCATACAGATGACCttggcccattgatccagcctgtccaggtccctcagcagagccttcCTAGCCTCCAGGAGATCCACACTCCCACTCAACCTGGTGTCATCTGTGTATCTGATAATGGTGGACTCAATCCCCTCATTCAGATCATCAGTAAAGCTACTGAACAGGACTGGGTCCAGCACTGATCCCTGGGGGATACCACTGGTGACCAGACACCAGCTGTCCGAGCTGTGGGCTGCAGCTTTCCAGGAGatgctgtgggaaatggtgtcaaaggctttgctgaCGTCCAGGTAggcacatccacagcctttccttcaTCCACCTGGCAGGTCCCCTCGTCAtgaaaggagatcaggttggtcaggcaggacctgcccCTCCTAAATTCatgctggctgggtctgatcCTTGGTTTTCCCATATGTGCCATGTGATGGCACTCAAGGTGATCTGCTCCataaccttccctggcacacagGTCacactgacaggcctgtagttccccagatcctccttccagcccttcttgtGGGTGGGTGTCACACTGATACCTCATCATCTGGGACCTCCCCAGTGAGCCAGGACTAAGGATTAATGATGGAGTGTGGCTtggcaagctcttcctccagctccctcatcacccTGGGATGGTTCCCAGCCAGGCCCATGGACTTGTGAGCATTTAAGTGGCACAGCAGGTCACTGACTGCCTCCTCCTGGATTTCTGGGGGTCCATTCTGCCTCCTCCTGGATTTCTGGGGATccattctgctccccatccctgtctacCAGCTCAGGGGGCCGTTTGTCCTGATATAATCAGTGttgaagactgaggcaaagaaggtgttaagtacctcagccttttccttgtCTTTGGTGATGGACACTCCAATAAAGAATGGAGGTTTTCTTTGGCCCTCCTTTTGTTAATAAAGTATTTATAAACACATTATCCTTTACAGAGGTGGCCAGATTAAATTCTAACTGAGCTTTCACctctaattttcttctttctgcatcacCTAAGGACATCCTTAAACACTTCCTGAGTTGCCTGCCCCTTTTCCCAAAGGTGGTAAGTGctcttttttccctgaattccTGTGAAAGCTCCCTGCTCAGTGCAAGCTCGTCCTTCAGCACACACGTGTAGTACAAATTTTTCATCTTACCTGTTCTTCAAGGGTGTCTGCCTTCTCCCAAATAAACCGGCCAATTTTCCTTCTGATTTCTGCCAAGAACAACAAAACCAGTGACTGTGAGAGCATCAAAGAACGGGACTGTGGCAGTCGCTGCCAGTGCAATGCCCTGCAGGTGCCTCCAGAGGCAAGCCCCAATGCAAGGTCCTGCCCCTGGgccagggcaatcccaagcacaaattCAGGGGGACAAGAATGGATtgaaagcagctctgaggagaaggacttggggatgctggtggatgagaaacCCATGAATATGACCTGGCCACGTGTCCTGGGCTCATCCtacagtgtgggcagcaggggaggggaggattCTGCCCCTCAGGCCTGCTCAGGAACAGCAGtgctcctccagctctggggtccccaataTCAGAAGGACAGGGAactgctggagagagcccagagaaggccatggagatgctccGCAGACTGGAGCccttctgctctggagccaggctgggagagctggggaggttcacctggagaggagaaggctccagggagagctcagagccccttgcagggcctaaaggggctccaggagagctggagagggactggggacaagggatggagggacaggacaagggggaatggcttcaaactgccagaggacagggatggatgggatactgggaagagattcttccctgtgagggtggggaggccctggtataggtttcccagagcagctgtggctgccccatccctgggaatgtTCAAGGTGATATGTTCTGTGATAGTAGATGAATCATACTCTGCCCTCCGGGCGGAAGAGCCACTCCCAGGGCAGAAGGAAAAGTCCCTCCCTGCAGACAAGTAACTGTCGGTTCTGGTTTGCACCAAGCCTGCACTCATGGgggattttcctgggaaaaaaaaaaatccccggACGATTTTTTTGCCTGACCTTCTTGCAGGCAGGCAGGGGGCAGGACGAAGTGGCCCAGA is a window of Aphelocoma coerulescens isolate FSJ_1873_10779 chromosome 10, UR_Acoe_1.0, whole genome shotgun sequence DNA encoding:
- the TERB2 gene encoding telomere repeats-binding bouquet formation protein 2, with translation MFRGHRAWFSQSVSPGPRGLWADGGGTITHWLDADYLFSSDAAHPDTRSIHESLSYLEGRATVFHSRYLSLWAGTSAGEKSSVVLGHFVLPPACLQEEIRRKIGRFIWEKADTLEEQSQPNENPTEEPEAARNACEEEPEEEVVLDLDESSEETGSEALAQGEFPYRALQEYPINNMVTGYPSARDMKKYEGELHDFIPGTSGYAVYWVQSKCSLYCEKTKMKRKL